The DNA region GTCCCGATTTTGAAAACAAGCAAAGCCTTTTAGAGCGTCTTAGAAACGACCTGAACGAATCTTATTCAAACGAAGACCTTGACCCATGGCTTCGTTACTCAGCCGCCGTGGGTATGGCTGATCTCGCTTCCGATGACAACACTTTCGAGCTTGTGTTCAAACGCGCCGATCAGGCAATGTACGAGGATAAAAAGCGATTCAAAGAACAGCATGGCAGTTACCGCTGATATTCATAAGAAAAAGCAAGGCACTTCTGTTGCTTCAATAACAGAAGCGCCTTTTATTATGCATAAAAAAGAGACCGCCGAAGCAGTCTCTCTTGATTTATATAGAACAGGAAATTTATACCTTATATGGAATAGAAGTGGTTCATGCTGCCATCGCCCCAGAAACCGAGATAACCGTGGTTGAAATCCTCGGGATGTTCAAGGTACATATCAACAGCTGCCTTAACGCTGGGTGTTACCTGATAGGAATAAGTACCCAGATAAAGTGTCCATTCAAGACCTGAGAACTGGTTGGGCTGAGTAAGTACGCCCCATATGGTGTTGGGGAATCTGGAATCGTAAACTCTGTTCATTACGACTTCAACGACCTTAGCCTTTTCGTACTCGCTTATCCAGTTAGCACCGTACTCATGACCTACAACGTTGCACAGCCAGATGTATTCTTCATCTGTTACCTGTATCTTTCTGCCGTTGTCCTGCTGTTCCTCTGCCTGAGTTTCCTCAGCGGGTGCAGGCTCTTCGGAAGAAGTTTCCTCAGGCTGTTCCTCATAAACAGGCTCGCTCTCAACATACTCGGGCTCATCGTATACCGGAACTTCCTCATAAACAGGCTCTTCGTAATATTCCTCACTTACTGTCTCGGGAATTTCCTCAACAACAGGAACGGTAGTAACTGCGGGTGCAGATGCTGCCTTCTTCTCGACCTTCTTCTCTTCTGCAGATGTCTTGGCAGTCTTCTTGGAAGCCTTAGTAGTTTCGGTCTTCTTTTCAGCCTTCTTAGTAGTAACTGCTGTTGTCACAACAGTGATCTTGTCCTCAGCTGCTTCTTCAGATGTAGTTTCCTCATCAGTAACAGTTTCATCTGAGGTAGTTTCATCATCAGTGGTATCCTCGTCATCTGTGGTCAGTTCCGAGTATGTCTTGACAGTTACATTTTCATCTGCGCTGCCGCTATTGTTTGCTGCCTGATATGTAAATCCTGCAAAAGCTCCTGTAGCTACCATGCATACTATAACGGCTGCGATCTTAAGTTTAGTCATATTATAATCCTTTCTCATTTATCTGTGGTTATTAATCTCTCTCTTTTGTTCACGATGACTATAATAACACATTTCACCAAAGATTACAATAAGGTTACATTGGTTTTCCATTTTGTAAACACTTCAAACGCATGATTAACCTCATTTTTTGTTTATCATACACAATAAAAAAGCCGATTTTTTGACCATATTTTGAACTTAATTATATATTTTAATCATTGCTCAAAAGAGAAAATCCCCGAAAAATCAGTATTTTCGACCCGTTTCGAGCCGATTTTTTACCCACTTTTACAGCTAAAAAAATCAGTCTTTTGACACCGTTTTTGTCATATAATACAAGTTGTAACCGATTACATTTTTGCTACACCGCGCTCTTTTTTCTTTGGCATACTCAGACGCTAACTTGTTCGACCCGCGCAAAACAGGACTTTACATTTATGGGAGAATATGATATAATATTATATATATGTCTTTTCAAAGGAACGGCGGTGAGCTTATGGTCAACAAAAAGATATGGTTCAAAACTCCCGCAGATGACTGGAATGTTGCTCTGCCTGTGGGCAATGGCAGGATAGGGGGTATGTGCTTCGGCAAGCCTGTTTGCGAGATCATACAGCTCAACGAGGACTCCATATGGTCGGGCGGATACCGCAGGCGCAATAACGCTTCCGCTCTTCCGAATCTCGAAAAGGTCAGACAGCTTCTACGCGAGGAAAAGATAGCCGAAGCCGAAAAGATAGTCACCGAAGCTTTCTGCGGCAC from Ruminococcus albus AD2013 includes:
- a CDS encoding cell wall hydrolase; translated protein: MTKLKIAAVIVCMVATGAFAGFTYQAANNSGSADENVTVKTYSELTTDDEDTTDDETTSDETVTDEETTSEEAAEDKITVVTTAVTTKKAEKKTETTKASKKTAKTSAEEKKVEKKAASAPAVTTVPVVEEIPETVSEEYYEEPVYEEVPVYDEPEYVESEPVYEEQPEETSSEEPAPAEETQAEEQQDNGRKIQVTDEEYIWLCNVVGHEYGANWISEYEKAKVVEVVMNRVYDSRFPNTIWGVLTQPNQFSGLEWTLYLGTYSYQVTPSVKAAVDMYLEHPEDFNHGYLGFWGDGSMNHFYSI